The Cutaneotrichosporon cavernicola HIS019 DNA, chromosome: 5 DNA segment ACTCGCCGAACCATATATAACAGTGCGGGACGGCATCCCCCCCTCCACGGCCTTATGATTTGGGCCAACACTAGTCCCTGCCCCAACAGTACAAGAGTCGCCAACTCGTACGCCGAGACATCGACTCCTCGGGGCAAACGTACACCACTCGCCCACAGCCCGACTGCCCTCGGGAGAATCGGGGACAAGATCGACGACTGCGCCGACCATGACTACTGTTCCGGAACCGATTGTCGCGCGGCCTGGCCCACGGAAAAGGACTTCTGCCATTTCTTCAATGACCACGCCGTCGCCTAGGAATATggacgcgccggcggccgCGATCACAGTTGCTTTCGGGTGGATTACGCAGCCGGTGCCCAGGCTCAGCgtgccgtcgaggcgggATTCCGAGGCGACAAAGGTTTCGGGGCCGgcgcggaggacgaggcggcgttTGGTGGGTGAGCGGCGGGGGGAGGccgtggaggagggaggaagggaggaggagggaggcgaTGAAGAGTAAGGTGAGAAGGCGAAGGGTGCGCGTGGAGCGCGCGGTGACGCTGACGCGTCTGGCGGAAGCGGAAGCGGCGACGGAGCTGGAGCTTGTGACATTGCGTTAGGtgagatgggagatgggggaAGCAATGTAGCAATGTGTTGTTGATGGTCGTGGAAGACGCACGACCTCCACCGGAACCAGTGCCACGTGTCTGTGACGAGGTTCGAGGTCAAGTTGGACTTGGACGCGTTGGACCTTGTTGCATCGACCATGTCGGCGTCTGGATCCACCCAGGCCGTGCCGCTACACCTCACGTCACTGGCCATTCTCGCGCCAAACAATTCCCCGCTATACGTTCACTCGTTCACGGGGAAGGATGACGAGTTGCGCGCATACCACCTCGCGCATGGGGCCGTCGACGTGATCGAGGAGCGGAGTGGGTTTAACACTGAGATGGTCTGACAACAGTCGTCATGACCTCGTCACCAAACCGGCCGGCCGACTCTTATCTTGGCCTCCTGTTCTGCATGGAGGACATGGCTTTGTGAGTATCTTCcagcttctccttctcctcgtgCTCCCActtcccttccccaccctcttctccctgccttcccttccccaaccccccacccacccctccctccactaaccccagctaCGGCTTCCAAACCCCAACCAAACTCCGCATGGTCCTCAGCGTAGGCCTAGTCGACGCAGCCATAAAGGACAGCGACATCGTTGCCATCTTCCGCGCCGTACACCAACTCCTCCTGCGGGCCATGAACAACCCGTTCCTAAGCCTGCCGGCCAGCTTCACCGCCAAGCCCGCTCCACCAGAGGAGGGCACGACACAAGAGAACGGGGTAGAGGCGGCCCGACCTCGCAACGAGCCCGTGCCGAACGACAGCATGTTCCGGTACGGGCCGGAGGACCTCAAGGCTGACTGGCTGGCTCGGAGTGGCGTGTTCACCCGCGGGATTGACAAGCTGGGCTCGCTCTTAGCGGGTCCTAAGTCGTGAGATGTGTGGGGACAGGGCTGAGGTAGACGCAGCTGGTAGACAAGAGCGAGTCGGAGGAGGCTGGGAAAGGGCAGGTAAGAGTGGTCGGAAGACTGGGCAAGAGCGGCAAGAGCGCTAGAGGACGCTGAGAGCTTGAGCGGCAGTGGGAGGcaaggaaggaggcgaTAGAGGCCTTAGATTGTGAGTCAGCTATTGCATACGTCgtcagctgaccccagataTGCCTATGTACATTGGATTCAACAACGGTCCTGCTTGAGTGTTCGCTGGCTTGGCACCTCTGACGGGAGCTGGATGCGGCCTACATTTCTGTAAGTCCCACTCTTGCAAGCTTTCGTGGCCATTGctcaagctgacaccagacaACCCGTGCTGGACAACCACTCACCGCGGTCCTGGCCACGGCGGTGCCGAGccatcctccacctcgcgccgccacggccCGCAGCCCATGCAGGTTGCATGCAGACCCAGAACGGAGCCCTTCATTGACACGACGTCCAGAGTTGTGGACTAGTGACAGATACGGGGCAGACATGCCATACAGAATGCATCACATCGATCCCCGGAGCCACAGCAGCACCTCCCATGCGAGGTCAGGCGGCACAGAGTGGCCAAGGATGTTTTCGACACCCTCGAGGTTCTCATACCTCAAACCCCTCAACGCGAGCGAGATatgctcgagcgcgtcctgcgccgcgtcgtccgcGGCGCTCTCGTGCTTGTCAAGCTCGATAGTGCACTCGGTAATGAGGGCGTGCCGACTCGCAATGTGAGCCGTGAGCTTTCCAGCGCTAACTTGGCCATGGATGATGTTGGTGAACTCGGGCGTCTGGCCATACTGCCATTCCCATGACTGTCGTCAGTCCTCCTCTGCGAGAAACATACCTTCATATCTGCCATCCCCTCTGCGACCTGCGGCAactcgacgtcctcctcatgcACGTCGTACTCGCTCACGTCACCGGGGTACCTCGCGCAGAACTCGTCCCGAACAGCGCGCACAAAGTCGTCATGGGtgatctccttctcgcccgCGCGGTAAGCATTAATGGTACTAACGGGCGCGCGGTGCGACGCAATCCCTTTAGTTTCCATCTTGGGATTGGATGAAcggagcgcggcgccgaggtgcTCTACATCGGAAGAAATCAACATTGTGCCGTGGTGGTAAGCGCGCTGCGAGATGATCTTGTACGCCGATCCCGAGACCTGATATCAGTCTCTCTTTtgggcgtggtggtggagtggTTTAccttgagctcgccctccttggtgCCGTCGGGacggaggacgacgtcgttCCGCTCATTAACCGTACAGCTCGGGACGTCCAGCCGTTCCCTAACAGCTCTGGACACGAGTTCCGCCCCTCCATTTCGGGTAAACAGCGCTCGGGGGGTGATGACGCTGAAGTTTGTATTCCCCAGGTCCTATCATCAGTCCCATTTCATTTCGACATACGTGGTAGACTGTTCCGCCCCCGCTGCGTCGGCGGACGAGGGGCAGATCGATTTCGCGGAGGTATCGCGGTGTCGTCTCCTTCCATGGGTTCTGGTTACGTCCGATTACGACGCATGGTATATTCCGATACACGAAGAGGATGGGTTGGGTCACGGGGGTGTACCGCAAAAGCCAGTCCTCGTAGGAGAGGTTGAACCACGGATCGGTGGAGTGGGAGACGTAGCATGCGGGCTTGGGTCAGCTAGCTCACAAAACGGCGTACCGGTCCAAGAGtgatctcctcggcgcgagGCCGGGTCGCGGAGAATGCGCGCGCGCTTAACGGTACAATGCGGGGCGCACGCCGCGCGAGAGACAGCATCGAAAGATGGAAAGAAGATGGGCATCGGTGTCGAACATGTCGGCCTCCACTTTCCACTTGGTGGAGGGCGGAACTAATCTCTAGCTGGATTTCATAACTCTGTGCTACTATTGACTTGTTTACCGTGCTTTCCATGTCACAATTCGCGTTTCTGGGTGGTAGGTGAGCTGGGAATGTCCCCGAAGCTTTCTGGCGTACTTTTCCGCGTTATTCTATGCATGGTAGATGCGGAGATGGAAGATTCTGTGTAAATATGCAGACCATGAATCAGGCACGCGTCATGACGGAAGCAAAACGACGCGTCTGGGTTTGTTGTGATCCAATGCTGCACGGTCCACTCAACCATCCACTTCACTTTACCATGAACCGCCGCGGCCACATGTCGAGCAAGGTCGTCGGTGTCAAGATCCGACCCAATACACGGCGACACAGCGCATTGCCATTAGATGGGGAGGAGATCGTGCAGCGCGCGTGGGACGAGACGcacgaggatgagggtgagtggaGAATTGGTGGAGACActccacccaaccccccaGCTTGGCGATGCTGGGCCAGCTGACACCCAGGCGACGCTCCCCTCGACGGTACGGACCGCCCGTGGAGCAGCATTACTATCACGTTTaccggcgtcgaggacaaggtcggGCTCAGTGAGATTGTGCGCAAGCTTGGGGGGAGCATTGAGAGTGCTCTCACAGTCAGCACTACACATGTTGTAGCGCCGGGCTTTGGTAGCCCCAAGTACCTCGTGAGTTTGCGCGCCAGCACCCCTCGCCCCATACCTTCCCCCCACCGAATCGCCACTTAGTCTCGCGCCCACTGACAAACAGTACGCAATAGAACACGCCCTACCCGTCCTGTCACCCAGCTGGATCAACGATGCGTACCAGCGCTGGCTCACAGGGGAGAAACTTGATGTACCTGCGGTGAACTAGCTCCTTGAAGCTTTGCTGACGACAGAGCGTCGAAGCACACCGATTGCAGCCCTTCATAGGACTCAAGATTGCGATTTCGGGCATCGATCAGCTGGACCGCCGCAAGAAGATTATACAGCTGATCAAGGATAACGGAGGGATTTACAGCAAGGACCTGGACCGCTCATGCACGCACCTGGTTAGCGCGCACAACGCTCTCGACAAGAGCAAACAGAGCGAGAAGATCAAGTgggcgctcaaggagcaggGTGACCGCGACGCGGGCAGGCGACGGGGCAGACGCTACGCCGAAGAGGACCAGGCCATCGTCTACGAGGAGTGGCTATGGGACTGCGTGGCGTACCGTGGTCGCTGGCTCGAGAAGGACTACGACGCGCGCAAACCGCGCGGGACGGGCAAGGtcacggccgaggaggtgctTGATGAAAGCGTGTACGAGCGGCTGcggcccgcgccgccaccgcctatcgacgaggacctcCCCCTGGTTGTCCGCAAGCGCAAACGCGGGAGCCGGGACAGCCTGGTCGGCGAGCTGTTATCGGCATCGAACATACCTACGCCGGAGGTGCAGGCGCCGGAGACGGCCGACATCCCTGTCGATATGAATCCCGACGTCGTAATGGAAGAGGCGCTGCCGAGCCGCGCGGGGGACGTCTTCGAGCGCAAAGAGTCGCGCTTGCATGCGTCACGGACCGGCTCATTCGCTGCCGCACCGTCACGGGCCGTCCCTCCAGTGCCAGCCAAGGTATCGGAGAAGAAGCTGTTCGCGGGGTTACGCTTCAGCCACACCAttgaggccgccgaggtgctGGAGAAGGCGGTCCAGTCGAGAAGCGGGTCGTGGGTGTCGGAGGCTGACCGGTTGGAAGGCGCTCAGGTGGACTACGTGATCATCAGATTGTGAGTGGCGGGTTGACGGGGATGTGAGGCATCGGGAGGCGGGATGATGAACCTGACGCTGACCGCAGGGGAACATTTGCGCCTGAGCTTCCGACGAACGGGCCTCAACCGGCGGTTGTCACCGAGTGCTGGGTCGAAGCGTGCATCTACGAGAAGGCGTTGTTACCGCCAGAACAGAACGTCATCTTCCGACCACTCCCGTTCGCCACCCCGCTTGTCGGCGCGGACGCTATCGTCGCGCATGTTTCAGGCTTCCCAACCGACCAGGCAGTGTATCTTCGGCGGATGCTCAAGGCTGCAGGTGAGTCGCGTCCTCGTTTGCCCCGCTGTCACCCGTGATGAAAGGATCCTTGTCCGCTGATCCGACCCTAGttgcagctgacaccaggcgtcgaggtcagcAAAGTCTTGGCCAGGGGCAAGATTACGCATGTGGTCCTTGCCACTCCCGAAGGGAAGAAGTTTGAGTCAGCAAAGCAGTGGGGCCTGCCCATTGTCAATTCATCATGGGTGTGGGCGATGGCCCAAGAGGGTCGCATCGACGCTGTCGAGCagcacgcgctcggcgcggaaGGTGGGGGCATGACGCGCGAGGTTATGTCTCGCAAGATTGCCGAACCGGGTTCGACGTCTAGTGAAGAACTAGTCTCAACGGCGGCGCACTTTGTGACACCACCGGGATCGGGGAGACAAGCGCCGCTGTCCGCCGCAGAGAGGATAATGAACGATGCAATGCGGAGCCCAAGCCGAGGCCGCTCGAATCCGCCCTCTCACGCGGCATCGCCCGCATCCAAGCCGATCGCAACGCCagtcgatgacgacgtcacAGCGCAACTCCGCCGCCtggccgagggtgaggtcgcgcctcgcgctgtACTGGTAAGTGCCATCGTGGCCATTGCTGACGACAGCCAACACGCCGTTCCCTACCATCCCGGTCCACCATCTCTGGCGGCTTCGGGCCCTCAACCTCTGCGTCGCCTGTTGCCGACCGaggcctcgaggcgcacgcAGCCCCAATGCAGAGAATAGAGGACGAGTCGATGCGTGTGACGTACGCGGACCCAGCTtcggagaaggagaagcgcaagctTATGGATGCGGTACTACGAGGCGCGGATGGcaagcggcggcggatgTAGCGAGTAGCCCGAAGGGAGTTGTAGAACAACCTGTCGATGCTGCCACTGGCGATGCATGCAATAGCCTAATCGCGCGAACGAGAAGCATCTTGACGGCATCAGCACGTGTTGTTGTCAAAGAGCATTTACCTTACCTTGCCAAGGGGTAGGTAGGATCTGGATCTGGCCATTTGGGTGAGTCAGACCCTCCGGAATGCGCCAACGCCATGGCGTCATCAGTGCTACAGTACTACAGACAGACAGTACAATAGGGCAATCGGCGTCATCCCTAACCAGAAGAGCCGGCTTAATTCGGGTCTCTGTCCCTCTGTTGCTGGGCCCAACTTGACAGCGCTCACCGTACAAAGCCCACGCACGTACAATACCGCACCCATGACAGCGCCACGTCACGATTGAATGTGATGCGATGCAAGATGCAAGCCAAATCAAGTTGTGCGCGTGTTCCAGGTATGTTGTCGGCTATGCTTGCAGCTCTccggagacggagacggagacggagacggaATGCACAGGATTAACAAGTGAGACAAACAGGAAACGTGCGTGTGAAAGCGGGGCCAGCGACGTACTCCGAGGTCGGAAGACTGGGTTGAAAGTCAGTCACCAATCTGAGGGATCAGAGTCGGAGGGACTTGGGCGCTGACGGTTGAGGTGACCCTGACTTGTGACTTGGACTTGGCAACAAACTCGCCGGCGGTAATGGCTAATCGCGGGCCAGCGGTCAATGTTCGCCGCTTGAAAACTTGAATGTTCAGCACGAGCACACCGAGCAGACAGAGACAGAGCCCAGCCATGTCCAGGACAAGACAAGAGAAGATCAGAGGCAGACAATAGGACAGATCAACATCAGAAGCATGGCCGGCTGGGCGGCTGGGCGGCCAGACCTCCGACTGTGCATGAAATTCTTCCTCGAATCCTCACGCTGTGCCTCGGCTCTGGCATGCAGACGCGCGTGGTCGAGCGTTACTTTTGATGACGCAGAATTGTCTTGTCGGCCAAAGTTGGCATCCGGTTTGGGCTGTGATTCCCACGCTTTTTTACGCCAACTCAATGTGGCCCCTTCTTGTCAACTTGGCATCCGCGTCTCTCAATCTCATATCTCAGCTCTCAGGGGGGCGTCCAACTCGGATCATACCTACCTACCCGTTGTGCTGGCATCACCGCCTCGCAATTAATCCAACTAATGCAACAATGCATACCAGATGCCAGATGCCAGATGCCAGATGCTTCTCGCTGGTTGTACAGGATAGTAGTGGCTCGTGGTCAACAGTCAACGTGCCGTGCCTGATTGACGTGGTATTCCCTGAGTATGATGAAACCCTAGATAGGGATAGGGATTTTGCTCAAGAATCTGGCCGGGGCGCCGAATTGTCATGTCACCTTTTGTCGCGGGGGGCGCGTCGTAGCGGGGGGTGGGATGACCGGGCGGAGAGGGCACGGGGGGCACGGGGATGACTGAGCGTGTGCAGAGCGTTTACAGACCGTTTACACAACATGAATAACTTGGCCACTGGATAAAAGCTCGAGCGACCTCTCTTCACCATCACATCAGGCCAACAACAGTGAGTTCTACGTTCTACGTTATACgcccccttcctctcctccccctcccgcTCAGCCGTCAAACTATCGCGTGCAAAGTGTTAGGCAGGAACACCCGATTTAGCGCGAGCACGTTTCCAGTTCCCACCAATTCCCACCCACAAGGGCATTAGCTGCAAAGCCGGCAAGCAGGCAACACCCACGCCTCTCCCACGCCCATTCCCATCTGCCGTCCGCCCAACCGCAGCCGCGGTCAGTACTGGGCACTCGGCACGGCCGCCACGTCACGGCTGCTGGGTACTCGCTACTGGGTACTGGGTATGCCGGGCAATGCACGCTTCAGGGAAATCGAGCTCTGGCGATATGCCTGTTGCGCTTTTGCCACCAACCTGGCTTGCATCTATATCTACCTTCCTTGCACTCAAAAGTCACATCAACACTTTACTAACACCCATCTAGCACTTTACATCTACACTTTCTCCCATCAAAACACAAACACAATCACAATCACAATGGCCACCTCCGTTCAGACCCAGCCCAACGGCACCGCTCCCCGTAAGTCTTCCTTGCCAACCTAGTTCTGGAAACACACACTAACAACCCAGACCTCAAGATCGTCGACCGTGTCAACTCGGTCCCCGTCGTCCATGACTCGGTCGCCTACGCCGAGTAAGTCGCACCTTGCAATTTGCACCTTGCCTCGCACCGTCAGCCACTAACATTCCAGGCAGCTCATCAACTCGACCCAGATCACCTCGAACCTCTACCAGACcgttctcggcctcgctgCCCGCGCTCTCCAGACCGCCGAGCCCGTCATCTCGCGCACCACGCCCCTGATCAACTCGGccgacaacctcgccgtTGCCACTTTTGACCGTGTCGAGGCCGCCTTCCCTTGTGAGTTGACCGCACTCTGGTTGCACCCGCACAGACCGCTGACCAGCTATAGACGCCTTCAAGACCCCCACCCAGGAGCTTGCCGGCTTCAAGCAGGCCAAGGCCTTCCACGACGACGTACGTTTTTCGTGTCTTGCAAGGCTAACCCCTAGCGCGTCATCCCTGCCCTTGAGGAGGTTATCAAGAAGACTTCGGCCAtcaacgtcgagctcggatCGCTCCAGACCCGCGCCGCAGAGGTCATCCacaagggcgagaaggcgtcgcacgagctcgtcgagcagctcaaggcccTCCGCGAGCAGTCCAAGGACCTCCCTGcccagctcatcgagggcctcggcaaGGTGACCACGGACGTCAAGGCGATTGTTctcgccaaggacggcaCCGTCCAGGAGAAGACCAACAAGCTCGGCTCGtacgtcgtcgagcaggtcAAGCccatcatcgacgagatcTACAAGCACGTCCTCGGtgccaagaaggccgccgtcgagaCTGTCCAGGACGCGCCCGCTGAGAAGCAGacgcctcctccatccgacgacgacgaggtcgccgacgccccTTCCCAGTAAGGTGTTGGTCTGCAACGAGCCCCCGCTGCGCTAGGTTATAGTATAGACGCGCTTTGAAAACCGCCTAGCCCCCGGACGAGATGTTTATAGATTCATGTGCTttgacgccgtcgccactGCGACGCTCGTGATTCCCTCAGTGTTTTGTATCCGAAATGCGACGACTGCTTTGTGCGACTGCTTGTGGCGAATTGGGAGGTGTGCGGATCGGATATCGCGTCTGGCAGGAATGGGGGTATACCCACAACCGAGGGGAGTGTATCGTATCTAAGGGCTGGGCCGGGGAAGATGGGCCGCcagtcgagcttgacatGACGCGGATTCCACGATTGCACACGTCATGTCAACCTCCGAGGCGAATACGCGACAAGCGCGCAAAAGCTGGGGAACAAGACCCTGCCCGCGGCTGGACGATATGCTTAAGTCTGACCGAGGCGGAGTCAACGGTGAGCGCACAAGTCGATGTGGAATCGAGCGAGGCCAGACGATATGCCTTCTCCCGTACGTCTGTGTTCGATTCTCCAACTCTGTCCATGGCGCCATGTGGGCGTGGCGGGCGTGGCCCGGCCAACAGACCCAAGCCTCCATCGTTTAGTGTGGGGTTTGGGCGTATAGTAGGCAGTGTAAATGTCCTCTGATCGTGTCCTCCCACTTGCGTTAgtgcgcctcctccccgcaCACAGCCACGCTACACCCATTTCGAGTTCGCCAGGTTGCGTCTAGCAAGCTAGCAAGCGCAGTTAGATTAGACGCGGGCGGCACGTTATTGGACCGAGCGGGAACGGGtgagctcgtccatgtTGCCGGCCGGCCCGATGCTTCTCCGGGTGATGTACCCCACTAAACTAAGCTTGACATCTACGTCTTTCTCAGAACATCATGAGCCGCCTATTCACCGTCGTGCGCAGGGCGACGTTCGCCAGACGAAACTACACTGCTGGTCGCGCAGTCGCCCCCAGTGCTGGGTCCAAGGGATGGAACTCGTGGGGCAGGACcaccgccctcgctgcAGGCGTCGCTGTACCTGTGAGCCATCATGCCAGGAGTCACGTCCCCCCCCCACCTCTAACCCCAGACCCTCTACTTCCTGACCCGCGACACTGTCGAGCTGGACA contains these protein-coding regions:
- the DPB11 gene encoding uncharacterized protein (twin BRCT domain); this translates as MNRRGHMSSKVVGVKIRPNTRRHSALPLDGEEIVQRAWDETHEDEGDAPLDGTDRPWSSITITFTGVEDKVGLSEIVRKLGGSIESALTVSTTHVVAPGFGSPKYLYAIEHALPVLSPSWINDAYQRWLTGEKLDSVEAHRLQPFIGLKIAISGIDQLDRRKKIIQLIKDNGGIYSKDLDRSCTHLVSAHNALDKSKQSEKIKWALKEQGDRDAGRRRGRRYAEEDQAIVYEEWLWDCVAYRGRWLEKDYDARKPRGTGKVTAEEVLDESVYERLRPAPPPPIDEDLPLVVRKRKRGSRDSLVGELLSASNIPTPEVQAPETADIPVDMNPDVVMEEALPSRAGDVFERKESRLHASRTGSFAAAPSRAVPPVPAKVSEKKLFAGLRFSHTIEAAEVLEKAVQSRSGSWVSEADRLEGAQVDYVIIRLGTFAPELPTNGPQPAVVTECWVEACIYEKALLPPEQNVIFRPLPFATPLVGADAIVAHVSGFPTDQAVYLRRMLKAAGVEVSKVLARGKITHVVLATPEGKKFESAKQWGLPIVNSSWVWAMAQEGRIDAVEQHALGAEGGGMTREVMSRKIAEPGSTSSEELVSTAAHFVTPPGSGRQAPLSAAERIMNDAMRSPSRGRSNPPSHAASPASKPIATPVDDDVTAQLRRLAEGEVAPRAVLPTRRSLPSRSTISGGFGPSTSASPVADRGLEAHAAPMQRIEDESMRVTYADPASEKEKRKLMDAVLRGADGKRRRM
- a CDS encoding uncharacterized protein (lipoyltransferase and lipoate-protein ligase), encoding MLSLARRAPRIVPLSARAFSATRPRAEEITLGPPACYVSHSTDPWFNLSYEDWLLRYTPVTQPILFVYRNIPCVVIGRNQNPWKETTPRYLREIDLPLVRRRSGGGTVYHDLGNTNFSVITPRALFTRNGGAELVSRAVRERLDVPSCTVNERNDVVLRPDGTKEGELKVSGSAYKIISQRAYHHGTMLISSDVEHLGAALRSSNPKMETKGIASHRAPVSTINAYRAGEKEITHDDFVRAVRDEFCARYPGDVSEYDVHEEDVELPQVAEGMADMKSWEWQYGQTPEFTNIIHGQVSAGKLTAHIASRHALITECTIELDKHESAADDAAQDALEHISLALRGLRYENLEGVENILGHSVPPDLAWEVLLWLRGSM
- a CDS encoding uncharacterized protein (Sedlin, N-terminal conserved region), translated to MSASGSTQAVPLHLTSLAILAPNNSPLYVHSFTGKDDELRAYHLAHGAVDVIEERIVMTSSPNRPADSYLGLLFCMEDMAFYGFQTPTKLRMVLSVGLVDAAIKDSDIVAIFRAVHQLLLRAMNNPFLSLPASFTAKPAPPEEGTTQENGVEAARPRNEPVPNDSMFRYGPEDLKADWLARSGVFTRGIDKLGSLLAGPKSYAYVHWIQQRSCLSVRWLGTSDGSWMRPTFLQPVLDNHSPRSWPRRCRAILHLAPPRPAAHAGCMQTQNGALH